A single genomic interval of Chitinophaga sp. 180180018-3 harbors:
- a CDS encoding YbaB/EbfC family nucleoid-associated protein, whose protein sequence is MFGDLFGKLTQIKQKLQEGKERLATVTLSGEAGNGAVKVTVDGNRQVKSIDVAAHLLSPENKEEMEDLLISALNRALKDAENAWEAEMKGAAGGMLGGLL, encoded by the coding sequence ATGTTTGGTGATTTATTTGGAAAGCTGACACAGATCAAGCAAAAATTGCAGGAAGGTAAAGAGCGTCTGGCAACAGTAACTTTATCCGGAGAAGCCGGAAACGGCGCAGTAAAAGTAACCGTGGATGGTAACCGCCAGGTGAAGAGTATTGATGTGGCTGCTCATCTTCTGAGCCCGGAAAATAAGGAAGAAATGGAAGATCTGCTCATTTCGGCTTTGAATCGCGCGTTGAAAGACGCAGAAAATGCCTGGGAAGCTGAAATGAAAGGTGCTGCAGGAGGAATGTTGGGAGGATTATTGTAA
- a CDS encoding ATP-binding cassette domain-containing protein, translating to MQIQLNHLMPIPLQEKLRQRESDIWNRDVIFTPGNFVKIKAPSGTGKTTLIHYLYHIRYDYTGKVMVNSQPWQAYNKEQIAQLRQQQISIIFQDLRLFEQLTARENIALKSAMQAKPFYPPEKINEMAAQLNVTHILDQSGKTLSYGERQRVAIIRALMQPFQWLFMDEPFSHLDEENTHRAAALIASECKARNAGFILTDLDNDEHFTYHVHYHL from the coding sequence ATGCAGATTCAGCTTAATCACCTGATGCCCATCCCGCTGCAGGAGAAACTCCGGCAACGGGAATCGGATATCTGGAACAGGGATGTAATATTTACGCCGGGTAATTTTGTGAAGATAAAAGCCCCTTCGGGCACCGGAAAAACAACATTGATACACTACCTGTATCATATCCGTTACGACTATACGGGAAAAGTAATGGTAAACAGTCAGCCCTGGCAGGCCTATAATAAAGAGCAGATTGCGCAGCTGCGCCAGCAGCAGATCAGCATCATTTTCCAGGATCTGCGGTTGTTTGAGCAGCTGACGGCGAGGGAGAATATTGCATTGAAAAGCGCTATGCAGGCCAAACCTTTCTATCCTCCGGAAAAGATCAATGAAATGGCAGCACAGCTGAATGTAACCCATATTCTCGACCAGAGCGGTAAAACGCTTTCCTATGGCGAACGCCAGCGGGTGGCAATTATCCGGGCGCTGATGCAACCCTTCCAATGGCTGTTCATGGATGAGCCATTCAGTCATCTTGATGAAGAAAACACCCACCGGGCAGCCGCGTTGATAGCCAGCGAGTGCAAGGCCCGCAATGCAGGCTTTATTTTAACAGACCTGGATAATGACGAGCATTTCACCTATCATGTGCATTATCATCTTTAA
- a CDS encoding YciI family protein, whose product MFLIMLQYIRPVAAVEHFMEAHTAFLQKHYDSGRFILSGRRKPRSGSVILCNASSRREVEEIMNEDPLERHQLAMYEIIEFEPTKYASTIGR is encoded by the coding sequence ATGTTCCTGATTATGCTGCAATACATACGGCCAGTAGCGGCTGTAGAGCACTTTATGGAAGCGCATACCGCTTTCCTCCAAAAGCACTACGATAGTGGTCGCTTTATTTTATCCGGCAGAAGAAAGCCACGGTCGGGGTCTGTTATTCTATGCAATGCGTCGAGCCGTCGGGAAGTAGAAGAAATCATGAACGAAGATCCGCTGGAGAGACACCAGCTGGCAATGTACGAGATCATTGAATTTGAGCCAACTAAGTATGCCAGTACGATTGGAAGATAG
- a CDS encoding geranylgeranyl reductase family protein — METKVCIIGAGPGGATAALQLAQLGVECVVVDKAVFPRDKVCGDGLSGKVLTLLERIDKGIGERLQQALFKMDSWGVTFVAPNRIGMDIPYRMGYENDKSNPRGFVCKRIDFDNFLVDELKRQPDMIHLYEGTSIDKYELKPDGYHLSSKDGSFRVKADIVIVANGAHSGFTKDVAGIRMEPEHYVAGIRAYYKGINDLHKDNFIELHFLKNMLPGYLWIFPLPNGEANVGVGMLSNNARNKKVNLKQLMLDTIASDPVMKERFKNAELVGTIDGYGLPLGSKKRKLHGERYMLVGDAGYLIDPFTGEGIGNALYSGRIAAQQAAAAIAANDYSDAFFNSYDENVYRILGPELQVSTKLQKLIKYPWLFNTLMKMGTRNKQLKDLMSCMFHEVDLRKKLGQPTFYLKLLFNR, encoded by the coding sequence ATGGAAACTAAAGTTTGTATCATAGGAGCAGGACCGGGTGGAGCTACTGCTGCCCTGCAACTGGCCCAGCTCGGTGTGGAATGTGTGGTAGTAGACAAAGCCGTTTTTCCGAGGGATAAAGTTTGTGGAGATGGATTAAGCGGCAAGGTGTTAACCCTCCTCGAACGTATCGACAAAGGAATCGGAGAACGGCTACAGCAAGCCCTGTTTAAGATGGACAGCTGGGGAGTGACTTTCGTAGCGCCCAACCGGATCGGAATGGATATCCCCTACCGCATGGGGTATGAGAACGACAAGTCGAATCCCCGTGGTTTTGTTTGTAAGCGGATCGACTTCGACAATTTCCTTGTAGACGAGCTGAAACGCCAGCCCGATATGATACACCTTTATGAAGGTACCAGCATCGATAAGTATGAGTTGAAGCCGGATGGGTACCACCTTTCCAGCAAAGACGGATCTTTCCGGGTAAAGGCCGATATCGTTATTGTTGCCAACGGTGCGCATTCCGGATTTACTAAAGATGTAGCTGGTATCAGGATGGAACCGGAACATTACGTTGCCGGTATCCGTGCCTATTACAAAGGGATCAATGATTTACACAAGGATAACTTTATTGAGCTGCACTTCCTGAAAAATATGCTGCCGGGCTATCTCTGGATATTTCCATTACCCAACGGAGAAGCCAACGTGGGTGTGGGCATGCTCAGCAACAATGCCCGTAACAAGAAGGTAAACCTGAAACAGCTGATGCTGGATACCATCGCGAGTGACCCTGTAATGAAAGAACGTTTCAAAAACGCAGAGCTGGTGGGCACAATCGATGGCTACGGCCTGCCGCTTGGCAGCAAAAAAAGAAAGCTGCACGGCGAACGCTATATGCTGGTAGGCGATGCAGGCTATCTCATTGATCCGTTCACCGGAGAAGGTATCGGCAATGCCCTCTACTCCGGCAGAATTGCGGCGCAGCAAGCTGCTGCAGCCATTGCAGCCAACGACTATTCCGATGCTTTCTTCAACAGCTACGATGAAAACGTATACCGCATTCTCGGGCCTGAGCTGCAGGTAAGTACCAAGCTGCAGAAACTCATCAAATACCCGTGGCTCTTTAATACACTGATGAAAATGGGTACCCGGAACAAGCAGCTGAAAGACCTGATGTCGTGCATGTTTCATGAGGTAGACCTCCGGAAGAAACTGGGCCAGCCAACTTTTTATTTGAAATTGTTATTTAACAGATAA
- a CDS encoding gluconokinase encodes MSDNTRYIIGVDIGTSSAKSIVLRMNGEPGPSVQLACVTRHPERGYSEQSAPEILDAVKRGIREVVAGMDGPPAAISFSSAMHSIMAVDGEGAPLTPLIIWADNRSEPYARALRDTPRGLLIYRQTGTPVHAMSPLSKLMWMREQQPGIFAAAAMFPGIKEYILHHFTGHYLTDHSTASATGLFDIHALRWNADALEAAGVGATRLPVPVPADYVIRELKPGIARELGIPATTPIVIGGSDGCLAQLGSNALDEGHATLTIGTSGAVRMAGSRPLTDSQQRLFTYLLTDHTYITGGATNNGGVVLQWLVRDFLQRPLSDIDGLVKEALNIAPERLICLPYLLGERAPIWDSNATAAFIGIQPRHVAAHFTRAVLEGICFALLSIRNALGETAGPVKKISVSGGFTNAPGWIQLLADIFGQTMYLRHTADASAMGAIYLAADTLRLEIRAGRGGELQAAFEPDPEKYAGYQEKYQLFLQLQQQLLAISH; translated from the coding sequence ATGAGTGATAACACCAGGTATATTATCGGCGTGGATATTGGCACCAGTAGTGCAAAATCGATTGTTTTGAGGATGAACGGTGAGCCGGGCCCATCCGTCCAGCTGGCCTGTGTGACGCGGCATCCGGAGCGGGGCTACAGCGAACAATCAGCTCCGGAGATCCTGGATGCGGTTAAAAGAGGTATCCGGGAGGTAGTGGCCGGGATGGATGGGCCACCGGCGGCCATTTCTTTCAGTAGCGCCATGCACAGTATCATGGCGGTAGATGGGGAGGGGGCGCCGTTGACACCGCTGATTATCTGGGCCGATAACAGGAGTGAACCCTATGCCCGGGCCCTCCGGGATACTCCCCGCGGGCTGCTCATCTACCGGCAAACCGGCACCCCGGTACATGCCATGTCGCCCCTGAGTAAGCTGATGTGGATGAGGGAACAACAACCAGGCATATTTGCAGCTGCAGCCATGTTTCCGGGGATCAAGGAATATATACTGCATCATTTTACCGGCCATTATCTGACGGATCATTCCACAGCATCGGCCACCGGCCTGTTCGATATACATGCCCTCCGCTGGAATGCGGATGCGCTGGAAGCAGCCGGGGTCGGTGCAACGCGGCTACCAGTGCCGGTACCGGCCGATTACGTGATCAGGGAACTAAAACCCGGTATTGCCCGGGAACTGGGGATACCAGCCACCACGCCTATTGTGATAGGAGGGAGCGATGGTTGCCTCGCGCAGCTGGGGAGCAACGCCCTGGATGAGGGGCACGCCACACTTACCATTGGTACCAGCGGCGCGGTAAGGATGGCAGGCAGCCGGCCGCTTACTGATAGTCAGCAACGGCTTTTTACCTATCTGCTTACTGACCATACCTATATCACAGGAGGCGCTACCAATAATGGCGGAGTAGTACTACAGTGGCTTGTGAGAGATTTCCTGCAACGGCCACTGAGCGATATCGACGGACTGGTAAAAGAGGCGCTGAATATTGCGCCGGAGCGGCTGATCTGTTTACCTTACCTGCTAGGGGAAAGGGCCCCGATCTGGGATAGTAATGCCACCGCGGCATTCATCGGGATACAGCCCCGGCATGTTGCGGCCCATTTCACAAGGGCGGTGCTGGAAGGCATTTGCTTTGCCCTGCTCAGTATCAGGAATGCCCTCGGCGAAACAGCCGGGCCGGTAAAAAAGATCTCAGTGAGTGGGGGATTTACCAATGCTCCTGGCTGGATACAGCTGCTGGCCGACATTTTCGGGCAAACAATGTATCTCCGGCATACGGCCGATGCTTCGGCCATGGGGGCTATTTACCTGGCTGCCGATACCCTCCGGCTTGAAATCAGGGCTGGCAGAGGCGGAGAATTACAGGCGGCCTTCGAACCGGATCCGGAAAAATATGCAGGGTACCAGGAAAAGTATCAACTGTTCCTGCAGCTACAGCAACAGTTATTAGCTATCAGTCATTAG
- a CDS encoding SRPBCC family protein, which translates to MKVLKTLAWILGIILFIAIAFIFFAPTSIHVERSIEINAPASVVWEDLVKFEKFNEWSAWKQVDPSASYTITGDDGAIGSTDAWKGKKIGEGRLQHLSLDPYHSVIQKLTLVKPLEAEADVSFHLTETDGKTKVVWRFDTRYGRPMNVLTLFVKGGVLERDFDEGLKNLKVMAETENEAAGKK; encoded by the coding sequence ATGAAGGTATTAAAAACGCTCGCCTGGATTTTAGGAATCATCCTGTTTATTGCTATTGCATTTATTTTTTTCGCGCCTACCAGTATCCATGTAGAGCGGTCAATAGAAATCAATGCGCCAGCTTCAGTGGTGTGGGAAGATCTCGTGAAATTTGAAAAATTTAACGAGTGGAGTGCCTGGAAACAGGTGGATCCCTCCGCCAGTTACACTATTACCGGTGATGATGGCGCTATCGGGTCTACTGATGCCTGGAAAGGAAAGAAGATCGGAGAAGGACGGCTGCAGCATTTATCTTTGGATCCCTATCATTCCGTAATACAGAAGCTTACCCTTGTTAAACCGCTGGAAGCAGAGGCGGATGTGTCTTTTCACCTGACAGAAACAGATGGCAAAACCAAAGTAGTGTGGCGATTCGATACACGCTATGGCCGGCCTATGAATGTACTGACCCTTTTTGTGAAAGGAGGAGTATTGGAACGGGACTTTGATGAAGGGCTGAAGAACCTGAAAGTGATGGCAGAAACAGAAAACGAGGCTGCCGGAAAGAAATGA
- the mutL gene encoding DNA mismatch repair endonuclease MutL, translated as MADIINLLPDNIANQIAAGEVIQRPASAVKELLENAVDAGATEIQLIIKDAGKELVQVIDNGGGMSETDARMCFERHATSKIQSIEDLFQITTMGFRGEALASIAAVSQVELKTRKRGSDIGTYVEIDNSFVNKQEPCQTAEGTSIAMKNLFFNVPARRNFLKSNAAEMRHIVDEFIRVAMAFPQLQFSLTNNGQQLFHLEKGSLKQRIVAILGQHYNARLVSVKETTDYMNVYGFVGKPETAKKTRGDQFFFVNNRFIKSSYLNHAVMNAFADIIPADGFPLYVLFIDVNPEHVDINVHPTKQEIKFDDEKLMYAFVQSAVKHSLAQFSITATLDFDLDPNIQSLDAVSKPFTAEQQQESRQSSLYKSFTQANQAHMIDKSSNASNLKHWKDLYEPAQSDSYAASSYTVAPEPEAKPEVTYESQPHATASVIDERWQDTPSDQKVPVQVHQQYILSQIKSGFILIDQHAAHERILYERYQRALQEAPMATQQSLFPQTLQLPPADAALVSEMLADLQTLGYDLEPFGNNTFVVRGTPADIQNGNDQATIQSLIEQFKHFSHELKVNKREHLIRSMARNNAIPAGKTLSAREMQNIIDELFACSMPNVAPGGKFTFISFKLTDLARMFDKSGF; from the coding sequence GTGGCGGATATAATTAATTTATTACCAGACAATATAGCAAACCAGATAGCTGCAGGGGAAGTAATACAAAGACCAGCATCAGCTGTAAAGGAATTATTGGAAAATGCGGTGGATGCGGGAGCAACGGAAATTCAGCTGATCATTAAGGATGCGGGCAAGGAATTAGTGCAGGTAATTGATAATGGTGGCGGCATGAGCGAAACGGATGCGAGAATGTGTTTCGAGCGTCATGCTACCTCAAAAATACAATCCATAGAAGATCTGTTCCAGATCACCACCATGGGATTCAGAGGGGAAGCCCTGGCTTCCATTGCAGCTGTTTCACAAGTAGAGCTGAAAACCCGGAAAAGGGGTAGCGATATCGGCACCTATGTGGAGATTGACAACAGTTTTGTTAATAAACAAGAACCTTGTCAGACTGCCGAAGGCACCAGTATTGCCATGAAGAACCTGTTCTTCAACGTACCGGCGCGCAGAAACTTTCTGAAGAGCAATGCAGCAGAGATGCGGCATATTGTAGATGAATTCATCCGCGTGGCAATGGCCTTCCCTCAGTTGCAGTTTTCGCTGACCAATAATGGCCAGCAGCTGTTCCACCTGGAAAAAGGATCTCTGAAACAGCGCATCGTTGCCATTCTGGGCCAACATTACAATGCCCGCCTGGTAAGCGTAAAGGAGACCACCGACTACATGAACGTATACGGATTTGTGGGAAAACCGGAAACGGCCAAAAAAACCAGGGGCGATCAATTCTTCTTTGTCAACAACCGGTTTATCAAAAGCTCTTACCTAAACCATGCAGTCATGAATGCATTTGCCGATATTATTCCGGCAGATGGCTTCCCGCTATATGTTCTTTTCATCGACGTCAACCCGGAGCATGTTGATATCAATGTACATCCTACCAAACAGGAGATCAAGTTCGATGATGAAAAGCTGATGTATGCTTTTGTACAATCTGCAGTAAAACATTCACTGGCCCAATTCAGCATCACCGCTACCCTGGATTTTGACCTCGATCCGAATATCCAGTCGCTCGACGCTGTGAGCAAGCCCTTTACAGCTGAACAGCAGCAGGAGTCCAGACAAAGCTCGCTTTATAAATCGTTCACACAGGCCAACCAGGCACATATGATCGATAAAAGCAGCAACGCCAGTAATCTGAAACACTGGAAAGATCTCTACGAGCCAGCTCAGAGCGACAGCTACGCTGCCAGCTCCTATACTGTTGCGCCCGAACCGGAAGCTAAACCAGAAGTCACTTACGAAAGCCAGCCACATGCCACAGCTTCTGTTATCGACGAACGCTGGCAGGATACGCCTTCCGATCAGAAGGTACCCGTGCAGGTGCATCAGCAATATATCTTATCCCAGATCAAGTCGGGTTTTATACTGATCGATCAACACGCTGCCCATGAAAGGATCCTCTACGAACGCTATCAGCGCGCGTTACAGGAAGCCCCCATGGCCACCCAGCAAAGCCTCTTCCCGCAAACCCTGCAGCTGCCTCCCGCAGATGCAGCCCTGGTAAGCGAAATGCTGGCCGACCTGCAAACCCTTGGATACGACCTGGAACCCTTTGGGAACAACACATTTGTTGTTCGCGGTACCCCCGCTGATATACAGAATGGCAACGACCAGGCTACCATTCAGAGCCTGATTGAACAATTCAAACACTTCAGCCATGAACTGAAAGTGAATAAACGCGAGCACCTGATCCGGTCTATGGCCCGTAACAATGCCATCCCGGCCGGCAAAACACTCTCCGCCCGCGAAATGCAAAATATCATTGACGAACTTTTCGCCTGCAGTATGCCGAATGTGGCCCCCGGCGGTAAGTTCACTTTTATATCATTTAAGCTGACAGACCTGGCCAGGATGTTTGATAAAAGCGGATTCTAG
- a CDS encoding FtsX-like permease family protein, producing the protein MRPFFELLKKIIQTGVGKNRFLMAAVGLGIAMLLILIAIQAHTNFDQLLYSQKNQNETADFLVLNKTITNAMMGQSGKSIFTPEEIANIRKQPFVQAFGLVISSQYKVVVQAPGDLHFATDMFFEAVPDSFLDVKAEDWQWQTGDRTIPIILPNDFLNLYNFGFSLSQDLPQISQETVKALPLQVNISSNILSDQYMGHIVGFSDRISSFLVPASFMAWANQRYGTGVPAGISRVIIKTPDPSNPALVKFLEDNGYTTNQDKLKFSKTRLIVQTIVSVVGFFGLILLFFALLVFSMFIQLVIASCKREIQLLVILGTAPRQLQGYLMKQFVPLYIVIGILSLLLVTVLQYWAAATLAKHQMLVSNWPGMPVFAGVILVLALVYFVNLFTVKKYVNDI; encoded by the coding sequence ATGCGTCCTTTTTTTGAATTACTGAAGAAGATCATACAAACCGGCGTCGGAAAAAACCGCTTTCTGATGGCAGCTGTTGGATTGGGCATTGCTATGCTGCTGATCCTCATTGCGATTCAGGCACATACCAATTTCGATCAGTTACTGTACAGCCAGAAAAATCAGAACGAAACTGCCGACTTCCTGGTGCTCAATAAAACCATTACCAATGCCATGATGGGACAATCCGGCAAAAGTATTTTTACCCCGGAAGAAATTGCCAATATCAGAAAACAACCCTTCGTACAGGCCTTCGGGTTAGTTATTTCCAGTCAGTATAAAGTGGTGGTACAAGCCCCGGGAGATTTGCATTTTGCAACGGATATGTTTTTTGAAGCCGTGCCAGACAGTTTCCTGGATGTTAAGGCGGAAGACTGGCAATGGCAAACGGGCGATCGTACTATACCCATCATCCTCCCCAACGACTTCCTCAACCTCTATAATTTCGGGTTCTCACTGAGCCAGGATTTGCCACAGATTTCCCAGGAAACCGTAAAAGCGTTGCCGCTGCAGGTGAATATTTCCAGCAATATATTATCGGATCAGTACATGGGGCATATTGTGGGCTTCTCGGATCGTATTTCTTCTTTTCTCGTACCGGCTTCTTTTATGGCCTGGGCCAATCAGCGATATGGCACGGGTGTTCCGGCAGGGATCTCGCGGGTGATCATCAAAACACCGGATCCTTCTAATCCGGCACTGGTAAAATTTCTGGAAGATAATGGCTATACTACCAACCAGGATAAGCTTAAATTCAGCAAAACGAGGCTGATTGTGCAAACCATTGTGTCGGTGGTGGGATTTTTCGGGCTGATATTGCTGTTCTTTGCATTGCTTGTATTCAGTATGTTCATTCAGCTGGTGATAGCCTCCTGCAAACGGGAAATACAGTTGCTGGTGATATTGGGAACAGCTCCCCGCCAGCTGCAAGGGTACCTGATGAAGCAATTTGTGCCGCTTTATATCGTGATAGGTATTTTATCACTATTGTTGGTGACGGTGCTGCAATACTGGGCTGCAGCTACTTTGGCGAAACATCAGATGCTGGTGAGTAACTGGCCGGGGATGCCGGTTTTTGCCGGAGTGATACTGGTATTGGCGCTGGTGTATTTCGTAAACCTGTTTACGGTAAAAAAATACGTGAACGATATTTAA
- a CDS encoding PepSY-associated TM helix domain-containing protein has product MKVFFRRIHLYLGLAAGLIITISSLTGALLVFEKELTETFNHDRYYVQPVGARLPLDKLAAMVKEQVPGAGIARIQVFADPERSAQVLLDESKKAKKEGGNDKAAKKGKPGAPPKKEKGRTAFVNPYTGKVIELYSYQQTFYYKIFSLHRWLLAGDTGKVITGISTLIFLFILITGIVLWWPKTRAIFKQRVKMKWGSGWKRFNHDMHVVFGFYASIFLFIIAFTGLTWSFDWFSNAFYSLLGGAPKQAVAPLSTPEAVVANSGKISYESALAIVQQQAPGAVFYAVSAPKDSTAAFTVSLLPQGALHDNATTTYYLDQFNGKVIQSQTFAQRSLAQQVKASVKPVHTGAIFGTASKIFALIIALLGATFPATGTIMWINRTRKKKKKVKSPAMPVEVRQVAC; this is encoded by the coding sequence ATGAAAGTTTTTTTTCGGCGCATACATTTATACCTGGGCCTTGCTGCAGGATTGATCATCACTATCAGCTCACTGACCGGGGCTCTGCTGGTATTTGAGAAGGAGTTGACAGAGACGTTTAACCACGACCGTTATTATGTGCAACCGGTGGGAGCGCGACTGCCGCTCGATAAGTTAGCTGCAATGGTGAAGGAACAGGTACCGGGTGCCGGCATCGCCCGTATCCAGGTATTTGCCGATCCGGAACGATCCGCACAGGTATTGCTGGACGAAAGTAAAAAAGCAAAAAAAGAGGGAGGGAACGACAAAGCTGCCAAAAAAGGAAAGCCTGGCGCTCCGCCCAAAAAAGAAAAGGGCCGAACTGCTTTCGTAAATCCTTATACTGGTAAAGTCATTGAATTATACAGCTATCAGCAAACTTTTTACTACAAGATATTTTCTCTCCACCGCTGGCTCCTGGCCGGCGACACAGGTAAAGTGATTACCGGAATCAGTACGCTGATATTCCTGTTTATCCTTATTACCGGTATCGTGCTGTGGTGGCCTAAAACACGGGCTATTTTCAAGCAACGGGTGAAAATGAAATGGGGCAGTGGCTGGAAGCGCTTCAACCACGATATGCACGTGGTGTTCGGATTCTATGCGTCAATTTTCCTGTTCATTATTGCTTTTACGGGGCTTACCTGGTCGTTCGACTGGTTCAGCAACGCCTTCTATTCCCTGTTGGGCGGCGCCCCGAAACAGGCGGTAGCGCCTTTGTCGACGCCGGAAGCAGTTGTGGCCAATAGCGGTAAGATCTCCTATGAATCAGCGCTGGCCATTGTACAACAACAGGCACCAGGTGCCGTTTTTTATGCGGTATCGGCGCCGAAAGACAGCACCGCCGCATTTACCGTGAGCTTGCTGCCACAGGGTGCACTGCATGATAATGCCACCACTACTTACTATCTCGATCAGTTCAATGGAAAGGTGATCCAGTCGCAGACATTTGCGCAGCGTAGCCTGGCTCAGCAGGTGAAGGCTTCCGTTAAGCCTGTACACACAGGTGCCATTTTCGGCACAGCATCTAAGATATTCGCGCTGATCATCGCGCTACTGGGGGCTACTTTCCCGGCAACCGGCACGATCATGTGGATTAACCGGACACGGAAAAAGAAGAAAAAAGTGAAATCGCCTGCCATGCCTGTAGAAGTGCGCCAGGTGGCCTGTTAA
- the msrB gene encoding peptide-methionine (R)-S-oxide reductase MsrB yields the protein MEDGKKKGGIYSHTDTSKVNLTEDQWREMLPKDVYHIAREKGTEWAFTGKYWNSKEKGSYYCAACGNPLFVSDTKFESSCGWPSFFQPLTKTSVIYAPDNSHGMHRTEVLCGRCKSHLGHVFDDGPPPTGLRYCINSVILDFEKAKEADQHYQQDPASDKEKE from the coding sequence ATGGAAGATGGAAAAAAGAAGGGAGGCATTTACTCCCATACAGATACCAGTAAAGTAAATCTGACGGAAGACCAATGGAGGGAAATGTTGCCCAAGGATGTGTACCATATAGCCAGAGAAAAAGGAACAGAATGGGCTTTTACTGGTAAATACTGGAATAGCAAAGAAAAAGGCTCCTATTACTGTGCCGCTTGTGGTAATCCATTATTTGTTTCCGATACTAAATTTGAGAGTAGTTGTGGCTGGCCCAGTTTTTTTCAGCCGTTAACGAAAACCAGCGTAATCTATGCACCAGACAACAGTCATGGTATGCACCGCACCGAAGTATTATGTGGGCGCTGTAAATCACATCTTGGACACGTTTTTGACGACGGACCTCCGCCAACCGGCCTTCGTTACTGTATTAACTCCGTGATCCTCGATTTTGAAAAGGCGAAAGAAGCGGATCAGCATTATCAGCAGGACCCAGCCAGTGATAAAGAAAAAGAGTAA
- a CDS encoding DUF2891 domain-containing protein, producing the protein MRSIFALFIALFTAFVVRAQVQPTRLTRDIAEKLAELPLKCLDLEFPYKTGIVFTDSSLLTAPQNYHPAFYGCFDWHSSVHGHWMLVRLLKSYPDLPKATLIRSKLAAHLSSENIKAEQQLFKNAENKSFERIYGWSWLLQLQRELLTWDDPQGREMSGHLQPLASQFSAAYIQFLDKLVYPIRVGEHTNLAFGLCLAWDYAVTAKDAALQKAIHDAAMRFYATDKNVPVQWEPGGYDFLSPSLEEADLMRRVMPENDYRKWLYAFLPGLFEHKINILQVAQVKDRTDGKLVHLDGLNLSRTWCLEAIAQHGGKNQAAIRELAQQHMNAGLKQVFSGNYAGEHWLASFAVYMLTVGK; encoded by the coding sequence GTGAGATCCATCTTTGCTTTATTTATCGCTTTGTTTACGGCTTTTGTTGTTCGTGCACAGGTACAGCCCACGCGCCTCACCCGCGACATTGCTGAGAAACTGGCCGAGCTGCCGCTGAAATGCCTGGACCTGGAGTTTCCTTATAAAACGGGCATCGTGTTTACCGACAGCTCGCTGCTGACAGCGCCCCAAAACTACCATCCGGCGTTTTATGGCTGTTTCGACTGGCACAGTAGTGTGCACGGCCACTGGATGCTGGTGCGGCTGCTGAAATCCTATCCGGACCTCCCCAAAGCAACGTTGATCAGAAGCAAACTGGCCGCTCACCTGTCTTCCGAAAATATAAAAGCAGAACAACAATTATTCAAAAACGCAGAAAATAAAAGCTTTGAGCGTATCTATGGCTGGAGCTGGCTACTGCAGCTGCAACGCGAACTACTAACCTGGGACGACCCGCAGGGCAGGGAAATGAGCGGGCATCTGCAACCCCTGGCCTCACAATTTTCTGCTGCCTATATCCAATTCCTGGATAAACTGGTATATCCTATCCGGGTAGGCGAACATACTAACCTGGCTTTCGGGCTATGCCTCGCGTGGGACTATGCCGTTACCGCCAAAGATGCAGCCCTTCAAAAAGCCATCCATGATGCAGCAATGCGTTTCTATGCAACTGATAAAAATGTACCGGTTCAATGGGAACCCGGCGGATATGATTTCCTGTCGCCCAGCCTCGAAGAAGCTGATCTGATGCGGAGGGTAATGCCTGAAAACGACTATCGTAAATGGCTATATGCATTTCTCCCGGGACTCTTCGAGCATAAGATAAATATACTGCAGGTGGCACAGGTAAAAGACCGGACGGATGGTAAACTGGTACACCTGGATGGCCTGAATCTCAGCCGGACCTGGTGCCTGGAGGCCATCGCCCAACATGGTGGTAAAAATCAGGCGGCTATACGCGAACTGGCGCAACAGCATATGAATGCGGGCCTGAAGCAGGTGTTCAGCGGCAACTATGCAGGAGAGCACTGGCTTGCGTCCTTTGCCGTGTATATGCTGACAGTAGGAAAGTAA